In Toxoplasma gondii ME49 chromosome VIII, whole genome shotgun sequence, a single genomic region encodes these proteins:
- a CDS encoding hypothetical protein (encoded by transcript TGME49_200375) → MAVRRASRGNTKARNMPCNTSLFSAIARRYLKWPKSNTADYARGSDCHGNIACGSVSREEIGRGLC, encoded by the exons ATGGCTGTTCGACGAGCAAGTA GAGGAAACACAAAGGCG AGGAATATGCCTTGTAACACTTCATTGTTTTCTGCGATTGCAAGGCGCTATTTAAAGTGGCCAAAGTCAAACACAGCGGACTACGCTAGAGGAAGTGATTGTCATGGGAACATAGCGTGTGGTAGCGTTTCCCGTGAGGAAATCGGACGAGGCTTGTGCTAA
- a CDS encoding Myb family DNA-binding domain-containing protein (encoded by transcript TGME49_200385) — MEGASTQPMPHSQRERQAPVHAISGTWENCDQAGEYKGTACCVVERQVYSTETHAVEGCCSTRWNGVKEEKGGGEVSSRTALAGVVHLYTNSDGNAYTHISDQGMRQDEAVAGQEQRHLNCEGEHEKKGNVAAGGGTLMVTKSEIEPCDDYYSVQRGQSCAGERAPRDGCCRLLDGSRVDPAEGGSEEDENCYTHVLQKHLGQMPTAPYQGDDRLQTDLRLGDFQSGPSDALSGHHVTRTPILSPHGRYSEYISERLAWQYAERPGHGIAAENTVVMHSHTGEATGSLRADAPSQWSTESRLQFHVGSQFTTENPELFAGIVGLDTEQFDARNAEALHWRQQGEARSTETECIADITPERGNRSTIRQWNKPEAARQEYHRASASARGPEETNIITRGAHSDDQSIDAAAPGCWAARHLTSRQHPNPRPRMKEEHCGREREVLSSEQPSDCGETQKTPASHSLVLDSKSRADASQTSPYTRNDEIQTIRAFEEQCLEVQLPQSRLRRGIDYEAGMSQLAPTTQELKAKVLTTGLSPSCPNAAVLRASVPLSMDTTVTVHLADVEDPSSKRHTPIENSISSGHCDPPCSSPGGMMEPRVSVSGLGSPHNCVEDREIARHGDGIGRDILERRPLPFSPAALLTGCSSTAASSVVSGDVFTSVAASARANACRSSTDTQEESGCGDAPRYVLLFPDEQDERLGHAQTSIATPSGSGQSKCMFKGDGNAEATFREEVKSSELRTPSRIQTRRLLPGVQLQGMDCDGCGASDPQKGRPAPETGFLPEICHFSPQHPWQPGSEVNQGYRAGADYGTSRVQQSLENCSWEESVDEGEQPRTTSSSSYGQDTQKRDSFLQSIDNRIASEPVDPTGTCGYNSTPETFRSGCIMRDQMLGVKPHLSHVSLTREGKHRGQQTHLRKTGVPTWSAEEDASLAELVSRKGFKWALISSQLTGAFGIPRTGKQCRERWFNHVNPEVKKGDWSAEEDAMILMLQNELGNRWATIAKKLRGRTENAVKNRFISLSNARLGYGRPKRDGSSADCFSNRRTGSGKSSGITGMPNLCQSVCSAGTTKKDSSESGNHFVMSVATKVFEFSDVAVDSGVSRPRQCTGTSPSCGHPSAGEGDPSHLKNTDVVGREQPIQRNNNESGKAAEQTAFSGVKTGTLSVSQDAVPVGRLVVASVGPQHIRRSFPTDETLPKFAAKEHNNQQLNDEREHLEQSNSTSEGSFLASAHEHADIARSDPDEDTLEPHQKRRRKRCAIAYQGEERGDSNGLDSIADRAEQAGNFQAMRKANTDNGKVDYLEPHRYEKLSPCEQVIQPSLRPACDHRGAPQNSVESGEQSPDAQRQLCNQGCRTSNRTVHSSVYSNEVESNELRGVFRLAEQSLPSQSGDPAWSTAGFQLSILPQKVEVHSRNKCDGQNVMYRCSPGSLPTTHQQTVFHYDRDSSRFPCAAKPAAASGAQGTIEENDGLVKEGPSMIVTGSSVEVVHCCSVSLRRRDRSLPSAQLWTSQETESDTNPSPNQQHESCHQYLTLDDLQKQSRGTVLSAKEEIGKPETWSHVVDNTYSKTDHQRASLCAENSSGCAEGSTELVRFSGGSVKSGSSMSVDCGNGNPDDCQDCKAEEIWRGEQRYAERGHSVESRGAGSVGRSTDLTITDSGSMPLCASPIGRPPADNDTLFLSDARCNVVAQLNHQDNSRISRLASCEEEFLACGGERLINASGGFKPDGGCLYRMQQAGACNTKLHRPVHSCSTIDSEQLEDLPSVEKAVGDRSFSSKRKGDIPPFAEWKKNDELRELYRGVSEAVSHGQPGDWNGSWPGISGRAHQTSSCFPDRVNASDRRELNSWRLHVSAAAELGSSHIWNSQSYASASVSRDKQREPPKNGLTGCDVPEYLGTSQSAGLPAANAHERGNFYGHDRCRPREGERVRWVGLQRNRKPEASVSSGASNSATTARPKDSTEPDEGNSEGVSTRRKDSGSTAATISRAVSLGMVTPSAACENSSSLTDTSPPLSHRPSFSFTHCCEETLSRCNSSNYLCPPATCHTSDDGRSLGPSREAQALRSLSLASGYGYPGIPAEATSFWQGSSLEHSIMEPQMVPSDDELRLWVHPRDAANWSQSTLKPVAVVSGTDAGDDQHKTPENLTPESGQAHRRDGHDMQRVQRCDDEGECPPTTVELTFPHSHSSDEMQDLPSKVQGNFLLRRELSDSLQHETAESVAGYGWMRIRNAGDIPNSKVRRLIQEMRMDDTTASAYKTASHLCIRGA; from the exons ATGGAGGGAGCCAGTACTCAGCCAATGCCGCATTCGCAGCGGGAGCGTCAGGCTCCTGTGCACGCCATCAGTGGCACGTGGGAAAACTGCGACCAGGCGGGTGAATACAAGGGGACTGCCTGTTGCGTCGTGGAGAGGCAAGTGTATTCTACGGAGACGCACGCAGTGGAAGGCTGCTGTTCCACGCGATGGAACGGAGTTAAGGAGGAAAAGGGCGGTGGTGAAGTGTCCTCAAGAACTGCTTTAGCAGGGGTTGTCCATCTTTATACAAATTCAGACGGAAACGCATATACGCACATTTCTGACCAAGGAATGAGACAGGATGAAGCTGTGGCGGGACAGGAGCAGCGTCACCTTAACTGTGAGGGGGaacacgagaagaaagggaacgtGGCAGCAGGAGGTGGTACCCTCATGGTGACAAAATCGGAGATTGAACCGTGCGACGACTACTACTCCGTGCAGAGAGGACAGTCGtgcgcgggagagagagcgccgCGTGACGGATGCTGTAGACTCCTTGATGGCAGCCGTGTCGACCCGGCAGAAGGAGGTTCGGAGGAAGATGAAAACTGTTATACACATGTGCTTCAGAAGCATCTGGGTCAGATGCCGACGGCACCGTACCAAGGCGACGACCGCTTACAGACTGACTTACGACTGGGAGACTTCCAGTCCGGTCCTTCGGATGCCTTGTCCGGACACCATGTAACACGGACACCAATTCTTTCGCCTCATGGCAGGTACTCTGAATACATCAGCGAACGTCTTGCGTGGCAGTATGCTGAGAGACCGGGGCATGGTATTGCTGCGGAGAATACCGTTGTGATGCACAGCCATACTGGTGAGGCAACCGGATCATTGCGAGCGGATGCGCCTTCGCAGTGGTCCACAGAGAGCCGCCTTCAGTTTCACGTCGGGTCTCAATTTACCACCGAGAATCCGGAACTGTTCGCTGGCATTGTGGGATTAGACACAGAGCAATTCGACGCGAGAAATGCAGAAGCGCTGCACTGGAGACAACAGGGAGAGGCTCGCTCAACGGAGACCGAATGCATCGCTGACATAACACCAGAGCGAGGCAACCGGAGTACAATACGGCAATGGAATAAACCAGAAGCGGCGCGACAGGAATATCACCGTGCGTCAG CCTCTGCTCGAGGGCCAGAGGAGACCAATATCATCACTCGGGGAGCACACTCCGACGACCAAAGTATAGACGCTGCTGCTCCAGGCTGCTGGGCTGCGCGCCATCTCACGTCTCGACAGCATCCTAACCCGCGACCGAGGATGAAGGAGGAACATTGCGGTCGGGAAAGGGAAGTCTTGTCTTCGGAGCAGCCCTCAGACTGTggcgaaacacagaaaacaccG GCGTCTCATTCACTTGTCTTGGATTCCAAGAGTCGAGCAGACGCGAGTCAAACATCACCGTATACGCGTAACGACGAAATTCAAACGATTCGAGCATTTGAGGAACAATGTCTTGAGGTGCAACTTCCTCAATCACGCTTAAGGCGTGGCATTGACTATGAAGCTGGCATGTCACAGCTGGCTCCCACAACGCAAGAGTTGAAGGCCAAAGTGTTGACAACGGGACTGTCCCCTTCGTGTCCAAACGCAGCCGTTCTTCGAGCTAGTGTACCCTTGTCTATGGATACAACAGTTACGGTTCACCTTGCTGATGTCGAGGATCCGAGTTCGAAGCGTCACACGCCTATCGAAAACTCTATTTCCAGCGGGCATTGTGATCCTCCGTGCTCGAGCCCGGGGGGAATGATGGAGCCCCGTGTATCCGTTTCGGGTTTAGGCAGTCCTCACAACTGCgtggaggacagagagattGCGCGACACGGAGACGGTATTGGAAGGGACATACTGGAAAGGCGTCCGCTACCATTCTCTCCTGCTGCACTCCTGACGGGCTGCTCTAGCACGGCAGCCTCATCCGTTGTGTCTGGTGACGTGTTCACTTCGGTAGCAGCCTCTGCTCGCGCTAACGCGTGTAGATCGAGTACTGATACCCAGGAAGAGAGTGGCTGTGGCGACGCGCCGCGGTATGTACTACTGTTCCCTGACGAACAAGACGAGAGATTAGGACATGCGCAAACCAGCATTGCCACGCCGTCTGGATCAGGCCAATCAAAATGCATGTTTAAGGGCGACGGAAATGCAGAGGCCACATTCAGGGAGGAGGTAAAGAGTTCAGAACTTCGGACGCCCTCGAGGATACAAACACGGCGTTTGCTTCCCGGGGTACAGCTTCAAGGCATGGACTGTGACGGATGCGGTGCCTCCGATCCCCAGAAAGGGAGACCTGCGCCAGAGACAGGTTTTTTGCCTGAGATTTGCCATTTCTCACCTCAGCATCCATGGCAACCGGGATCGGAAGTCAACCAGGGGTACCGGGCGGGCGCTGACTACGGGACCTCTCGGGTACAGCAGAGTCTTGAAAATTGTTCATGGGAAGAGTCAGTGGATGAGGGTGAACAACCACGCACCACATCGTCCTCCTCATACGGACAAGACACGCAGAAACGGGATTCCTTCCTCCAGTCAATCGATAACAGAATAGCAAGCGAACCGGTTGACCCCACAGGTACATGCGGATATAACTCAACGCCTGAAACCTTTCGTAGTGGATGCATTATGCGTGATCAGATGCTCGGTGTCAAGCCACATCTGTCTCATGTATCTTTAACGCGCGAGGGCAAGCATCGGGGACAGCAAACGCACCTACGGAAAACTGGAGTGCCAACATGGAGCGCTGAGGAGGATGCGAGTCTCGCAGAGTTGGTGTCTAGAAAGGGCTTCAAGTGGGCACTGATCTCTTCACAACTTACTGGCGCCTTTGGGATCCCACGGACTG GTAAACAATGTCGGGAACGATGGTTTAATCATGTGAATCCCGAGGTTAAGAAAGGCGACTGGTCAGCCGAGGAGGATGCCATGATACTGATGCTTCAGAATGAACTG GGAAATCGCTGGGCGACTATCGCAAAGAAGTTGCGGGGCCGCACAGAGAATGCCGTGAAGAACCGCTTTATTTCTCTCAGCAATGCCCGCCTAGGTTATGGTCGTCCAAAGCGCGATGGCTCGAGCGCGGACTGCTTCAGTAACAGACGTACCGGTAGTGGGAAGTCGTCAGGCATAACAGGGATGCCGAATCTATGTCAGTCTGTATGTTCCGCTGGCACAACGAAGAAGGACTCGTCTGAATCGGGTAACCATTTCGTTATGTCCGTTGCCACGAAAGTTTTTGAATTTTCGGACGTGGCAGTGGATTCTGGGGTGAGCCGACCGAGACAGTGCACTGGCACGTCACCCAGTTGTGGGCATCCGTCGGCAGGTGAGGGGGATCCATCTCATTTAAAGAACACTGACGTTGTCGGCCGGGAACAACCCATACAGCGGAACAACAACGAATCAGGCAAAGCTGCAGAGCAAACTGCGTTTTCAGGCGTGAAGACAGGGACACTATCGGTTTCACAGGATGCTGTCCCTGTCGGTCGTCTAGTCGTAGCAAGTGTAGGGCCTCAGCACATTCGTAGGAGCTTCCCGACTGACGAAACATTACCAAAATTCGCTGCTAAAGAGCATAACAACCAACAGCTgaacgacgagagagaacatcTCGAACAAAGCAACTCCACGTCAGAGGGGAGCTTTCTGGCATCAGCTCATGAACATGCAGACATCGCGCGAAGTGATCCTGATGAGGACACGCTGGAGCCCCATCAAAAACGACGACGCAAGCGATGTGCAATAGCATACCAGGGCGAGGAACGTGGTGACAGCAACGGTCTTGATTCAATTGCGGATCGTGCAGAGCAAGCAGGGAACTTCCAGGCAATGAGGAAAGCTAACACGGACAACGGAAAAGTCGATTACTTGGAGCCTCATCGCTACGAAAAGTTGTCACCATGCGAGCAGGTGATCCAGCCGTCCTTGCGGCCAGCATGTGACCATCGTGGTGCACCCCAAAACTCAGTCGAGAGTGGTGAGCAGTCTCCCGATGCACAGCGACAGTTGTGTAATCAAGGCTGTCGGACTTCCAACCGAACAGTACACAGCTCTGTTTACAGCAACGAAGTGGAGTCAAATGAGCTGCGCGGTGTGTTTCGGCTGGCGGAACAATCGCTGCCTTCCCAGAGCGGGGATCCTGCGTGGTCGACAGCAGGATTTCAGTTGTCTATCCTGCCTCAGAAGGTGGAAGTACACTCCAGGAACAAATGCGATGGTCAAAATGTGATGTATCGGTGTTCGCCCGGTTCTTTGCCGACTACCCATCAGCAGACAGTGTTTCATTACGATAGAGATTCAAGCAGGTTCCCTTGCGCGGCCAAGCCTGCCGCAGCAAGTGGAGCCCAGGGGACGATCGAGGAGAACGACGGATTAGTTAAAGAAGGACCGAGCATGATTGTTACCGGGAGCAGTGTGGAAGTAGTACACTGCTGTTCAGTGTCCCTTCGCAGGCGTGACCGGTCGTTACCAAGCGCTCAGTTGTGGACTTCACAAGAGACTGAGTCTGACACGAATCCATCACCGAACCAGCAGCATGAGAGTTGCCACCAATACT TAACGCTAGATGATCTTCAGAAACAATCCCGAGGCACAGTTCTGtcagcgaaagaagaaatcggCAAGCCGGAGACGTGGTCTCACGTTGTTGACAACACTTACTCGAAGACAGACCACCAGCGTGCGTCGCTGTGTGCAGAGAATTCGTCAGGATGCGCCGAAGGAAGCACGGAACTCGTCAGATTCTCGGGAGGCTCTGTAAAATCAGGGAGCAGTATGAGCGTCGACTGCGGAAATGGAAACCCAGATGACTGCCAGGATTGCAAAGCTGAGGAGATATGGCGAGGCGAGCAACGATATGCCGAAAGGGGCCACTCGGTTGAATCCAGGGGTGCTGGTTCAGTAGGTAGGAGCACGGATCTAACTATCACCGACTCTGGATCGATGCCGCTGTGTGCCAGCCCAATCGGTAGACCTCCTGCAGACAACGACACGCTGTTTTTAAGTGATGCCAGGTGCAACGTAGTGGCACAACTTAACCATCAAGATAACAGCAGGATTTCCCGATTAGCAAGCTGTGAAGAGGAATTCTTGGCATGCGGAGGTGAGCGTCTGATTAATGCTTCCGGCGGTTTTAAGCCGGATGGTGGATGCTTGTATCGCATGCAGCAAGCTGGTGCATGCAACACAAAACTTCACCGACCAGTGCATAGTTGCTCCACGATTGACTCGGAACAGCTTGAAGATCTTCCTTCTGTGGAGAAGGCAGTTGGCGACCGAAGCTTCTCCAGCaaacgaaaaggagacatcCCACCTTTCGCTGAATGGAAAAAAAATGACGAACTACGTGAGTTATACCGCGGCGTGTCAGAAGCAGTTTCCCACGGTCAACCTGGCGACTGGAACGGCAGCTGGCCCGGTATCTCAGGGCGCGCTCATCAAACGTCTTCGTGTTTCCCTGATAGGGTTAATGCAAGCGACCGTAGAGAGCTGAATAGTTGGCGGCTCCACgtctccgccgccgccgAGCTAGGGTCAAGTCACATCTGGAACTCGCAATCATACGCTTCGGCCTCTGTGAGTCGGGATAAACAACGGGAGCCACCTAAAAATGGGCTCACTGGCTGTGACGTGCCAGAGTATCTGGGGACCAGTCAAAGTGCAGGACTACCTGCAGCAAACGCGCACGAACGCGGCAACTTCTATGGACATGATAGATGCCGACCACGTGAAGGAGAGCGGGTCCGTTGGGTGGGCCTACAGCGAAATCGAAAACCCGAGGCATCGGTATCCTCTGGAGCGAGCAACAGTGCGACAACAGCGAGACCGAAGGACAGCACGGAACCTGACGAAGGCAACAGTGAAGGAGTGAGCACGAGGCGAAAAGACTCTGGTTCCACTGCAGCGACTATCAGTCGGGCTGTTTCCCTGGGTATGGTGACACCGAGTGCTGCTTGTGAGAATTCTTCTTCACTAACAGAtacgtctcctcctctgagCCATCGGCCCTCCTTCAGCTTTACTCATTGCTGCGAGGAGACTTTGAGCAGGTGTAACTCCTCTAATTATTTGTGTCCTCCAGCAACGTGTCATACGTCGGATGATGGTAGGTCTTTAGGGCCGTCGCGAGAGGCACAAGCTCTCCGGTCATTGAGCCTAGCTTCCGGCTATGGTTACCCGGGGATACCTGCCGAGGCAACGTCCTTCTGGCAGGGCAGCTCACTGGAGCACTCAATAATGGAACCGCAGATGGTGCCATCCGATGATGAACTTCGATTGTGGGTCCATCCTCGTGACGCAGCGAATTGGTCGCAGAGCACGTTGAAACCCGTTGCTGTCGTAAGCGGGACCGACGCTGGTGACGATCAACATAAGACGCCAGAGAACTTGACTCCCGAAAGCGGGCAGGCCCATCGCCGGGACGGCCACGACATGCAGCGTGTGCAACGGTGCGATGACGAGGGGGAGTGCCCCCCTACAACAGTCGAACTGACTTTTCCGCATTCACACTCTAGTGATGAAATGCAGGACTTGCCGTCGAAGGTACAAGGAAATTTTCTCTTGCGAAGAGAGCTCTCGGACTCACTGCAACATGAGACTGCCGAAAGCGTTGCTGGTTACGGGTGGATGCGTATACGGAATGCTGGAGATATTCCAAACTCGAAG GTCAGGAGACTGATACAAGAGATGAGGATGGACGATACAACTG CGAGTGCTTACAAAACCGCCAGCCACCTTTGCATTCGGGGGGCTTGA